In Cellvibrio polysaccharolyticus, a genomic segment contains:
- a CDS encoding DUF167 family protein, which yields MTHYQWQGSDLLLRCHLQPKASNDGVAGLHGDRIKLRITAPPVDGKANAHLVQWLGKLFQVPKSRVTILQGESGRSKNILIQAPAFIPAEFAINSLS from the coding sequence ATGACCCATTACCAATGGCAGGGCAGCGATTTGTTGCTGCGCTGCCATCTGCAACCGAAAGCCTCGAACGACGGGGTTGCCGGTTTGCATGGCGACCGCATCAAACTCCGTATTACCGCGCCACCGGTCGATGGCAAGGCCAATGCTCATCTGGTGCAATGGCTGGGCAAGTTATTTCAGGTGCCGAAATCCCGCGTTACGATTTTGCAGGGCGAGTCGGGGCGCAGTAAAAATATCCTCATTCAGGCACCGGCTTTTATCCCCGCCGAATTCGCCATCAATTCCCTTTCGTGA
- a CDS encoding YggT family protein gives MLAKILHFLIYTSMTFFMIIVILRFLLQQAKADFYNPLSQAIVKITRPLLMPLRRIIPGVMGIDMASIALMILLQLAVILVLGLILGQSTLFSFPLYSIAWAILGTLTLVSNIFFWGIIISIVGSWIAPGSNHPVLALVNQLIDPIMAPIRKILPPLGGVIDISPILVLMGLKVLDMVLARAAQAVYLNPNVVIGVW, from the coding sequence ATGTTGGCCAAAATTTTACATTTTCTGATTTACACCTCGATGACCTTTTTTATGATCATCGTCATTCTGCGCTTTTTACTGCAGCAGGCCAAAGCTGACTTTTACAACCCGCTCTCCCAGGCGATTGTGAAAATCACCCGCCCGCTGTTGATGCCACTGCGCCGGATCATTCCCGGTGTGATGGGCATTGATATGGCCTCCATCGCTCTGATGATCTTGCTACAACTGGCGGTGATTCTGGTGTTGGGGCTGATTCTCGGGCAGTCCACGCTGTTTTCTTTCCCGCTGTACAGCATTGCCTGGGCGATCCTGGGTACCCTGACGCTGGTTTCCAATATCTTCTTCTGGGGCATTATTATTTCCATCGTCGGCAGCTGGATTGCGCCTGGCAGCAATCACCCGGTGCTGGCGCTGGTAAACCAGTTGATTGATCCGATTATGGCGCCAATCAGAAAAATCCTGCCACCCCTGGGTGGCGTTATTGATATCTCCCCGATTCTGGTCTTGATGGGGCTGAAAGTGCTGGATATGGTGCTGGCACGCGCCGCGCAGGCGGTTTACCTCAACCCCAATGTTGTAATCGGCGTCTGGTAA
- the proC gene encoding pyrroline-5-carboxylate reductase, with protein sequence MSVIQPRIAFIGAGNMAKSIIGGLLAEGTPAQTVTASGPRTETLQPLQAATGVNITTSNSDAARQADIVILAVKPQMLKAVAAELSAALAHRPLIISLAAGITTDSIGRWLGGDQAIVRCMPNTPSQLRQGASGLFANAQVSAEQRANADAILRAVGVVQWLDDEALLNPVTAVSGSGPAYFFLFMEAMIEAGEAMGLSRESARELTLQTALGAAMLARDSDVDVSELRRRVTSPKGTTEQAILSFEQDKLRETVARAMNACSARAAELSEQLGQ encoded by the coding sequence ATTTCCGTGATCCAGCCTCGAATTGCCTTTATTGGCGCCGGTAATATGGCCAAAAGTATTATCGGTGGTCTGTTGGCCGAGGGCACACCGGCGCAAACGGTGACCGCCAGCGGCCCTCGCACTGAAACCCTGCAACCGCTGCAAGCGGCCACCGGCGTGAATATCACCACCAGTAACAGCGACGCTGCCCGCCAGGCGGATATCGTGATTCTGGCGGTGAAGCCGCAAATGTTGAAAGCGGTGGCGGCGGAGCTGTCTGCCGCCTTGGCGCATCGGCCATTAATTATTTCGCTGGCCGCCGGCATCACTACCGACAGCATTGGCCGTTGGTTGGGCGGCGATCAGGCGATTGTGCGCTGTATGCCGAATACGCCGTCACAACTGCGTCAGGGTGCCAGTGGTCTTTTCGCCAATGCGCAGGTCAGCGCTGAACAGCGCGCCAACGCCGATGCCATTTTGCGCGCGGTGGGGGTGGTGCAGTGGCTGGATGACGAAGCGTTGCTGAACCCGGTAACCGCTGTTTCCGGTTCCGGCCCGGCCTATTTCTTCCTGTTTATGGAAGCCATGATCGAAGCCGGTGAAGCCATGGGGCTGAGCCGCGAGAGTGCCCGTGAGCTAACCTTGCAAACGGCGCTGGGAGCGGCCATGCTGGCGCGCGATAGCGATGTGGATGTCAGCGAGTTGCGCCGTCGTGTAACATCGCCCAAAGGCACCACCGAGCAGGCTATTCTGTCGTTCGAGCAGGACAAGCTGCGCGAGACGGTGGCACGAGCCATGAATGCCTGCTCCGCACGCGCCGCAGAGCTTTCCGAGCAGTTGGGACAATAA
- a CDS encoding alpha-L-glutamate ligase-like protein translates to MKWVSPWRLRRMGILGMNCRNRDFIGSYNARSLFPLVDNKLKTKLLAEEFEVATPRLFFVISAQHEIAAIDEKLAGLEGFAVKPAKGSGGKGILVIVGRRGDKFIKASGAEITIDDIRRHMSNALAGLYSLGGKPDVVLVEDLIQFDDAFQGYSHEGVPDIRIIVFKGYPVMAMLRLATHVSDGKANLHQGAVGVGLDIATGHALRAVQFSKPVTHHPDTGRPLNEIKISNWRDMLLLASRCFEMTGLGYIGTDIVLDKTRGAQLLELNARPGLAIQVANGRGLLPRLRHVETLKPRAHRSPDARVDYAMKNFGVDGI, encoded by the coding sequence GTGAAATGGGTGAGTCCATGGCGCTTGCGCCGCATGGGTATTCTCGGCATGAACTGCCGTAATCGCGATTTTATCGGCAGTTACAATGCGCGCAGCTTGTTTCCGCTGGTGGACAACAAGCTGAAAACCAAACTGTTGGCAGAAGAGTTTGAAGTGGCAACGCCACGGCTGTTCTTCGTCATCAGCGCGCAGCACGAAATTGCCGCCATTGATGAAAAGCTGGCCGGGCTGGAAGGCTTTGCCGTAAAACCGGCCAAGGGTTCCGGCGGTAAAGGCATTCTGGTGATTGTGGGCCGTCGCGGCGACAAATTCATCAAGGCTTCCGGCGCAGAAATTACCATCGACGATATCCGCCGTCACATGAGTAACGCGCTGGCCGGGCTTTATTCGCTGGGTGGCAAGCCGGACGTGGTGCTGGTAGAAGACCTCATCCAGTTTGATGATGCCTTCCAGGGTTACTCCCACGAAGGTGTCCCGGATATCCGCATCATTGTTTTCAAAGGTTACCCGGTAATGGCGATGCTGCGGTTGGCCACGCACGTTTCTGACGGCAAGGCCAACCTGCACCAGGGCGCGGTGGGGGTGGGGCTTGATATCGCCACCGGCCATGCGCTGCGCGCCGTACAGTTTTCCAAGCCGGTAACCCATCACCCGGATACCGGCCGCCCGTTAAACGAGATCAAAATCAGCAACTGGCGGGACATGTTGTTGCTCGCCTCCCGGTGCTTTGAGATGACCGGCCTGGGTTACATCGGCACCGATATCGTGCTCGACAAAACCCGTGGTGCGCAGTTACTCGAACTGAATGCCCGCCCGGGGCTGGCGATTCAGGTTGCCAATGGTCGCGGCTTGTTGCCGCGCCTGCGTCATGTTGAAACGCTCAAACCACGGGCACACCGCAGCCCGGATGCCAGGGTCGACTACGCCATGAAAAATTTTGGTGTCGACGGCATTTAA
- a CDS encoding UUP1 family membrane protein — translation MKKPSKAPFYSIVAGLIVLGLVTAWLRHTTMDIPFFAGDHRAVWMIEARVDFVANGDEVTVNLGLPYDPPGFRTFSELAASPGYGWSVIEENQTRRGEWTKREAQGAQTLYYKAQFVGGLYASETLTEAPPVRSVEWDGPQATASSQLLEQALSLSSSPKSLARELLKLINDTSPDQNASLMLAGEPDKANLLEKLLRQAGIPARIALGLYLEDARRHQSLTRMVEVYDDGQWVLFNPYTGAQGLPDNLLLWHRGDSSLIDVIGGSRSRISFSMIYQTVPALELAGAQATDSIFSIIGVHRLPIEEQGMFKLLFLLPLGALVVVFMRVIVGLKTSGTFMPILIALAFLQTSLLLGLFSFIAVVAFGLVLRTYLSRLNLLLISRIATLVVLVIFIISVLSLVGYQMGLNTGMTITFFPMIIIAWTIERMSILWEEEGPKEVFVQGGGSLLVAVLAYLMMQLPAIGHLTFNFPELNLVALALIMMMGQYTGYKLSELRRFRAMVENDASVDNKG, via the coding sequence ATGAAAAAACCATCCAAAGCGCCCTTTTACAGCATTGTTGCCGGGTTGATTGTTCTCGGCCTGGTGACCGCCTGGCTGCGTCACACCACCATGGACATCCCTTTTTTCGCCGGTGATCACCGCGCGGTGTGGATGATCGAAGCGCGGGTAGATTTCGTGGCCAATGGCGATGAAGTGACCGTCAACCTCGGCTTGCCTTATGATCCGCCGGGCTTCCGCACCTTCAGTGAACTGGCGGCATCGCCAGGCTATGGCTGGTCAGTCATTGAAGAGAATCAAACCCGCCGTGGCGAGTGGACCAAACGCGAAGCGCAAGGGGCGCAAACCCTTTACTACAAAGCGCAATTTGTGGGCGGTCTCTATGCCTCCGAAACCCTGACCGAGGCACCGCCGGTGCGTTCGGTAGAGTGGGATGGTCCGCAAGCAACGGCGTCCAGTCAATTGCTGGAGCAGGCTTTGTCGCTGTCCAGCTCGCCGAAAAGCCTCGCCCGCGAATTGCTCAAGTTAATCAACGATACCTCTCCGGATCAAAACGCTTCTTTGATGCTGGCTGGTGAGCCGGACAAAGCCAACCTGCTGGAAAAACTGTTGCGGCAGGCGGGTATTCCGGCGCGTATTGCTCTCGGCTTGTACCTGGAAGATGCCCGCCGTCATCAATCACTGACCCGCATGGTGGAAGTGTATGACGATGGCCAGTGGGTGCTGTTCAACCCTTATACCGGCGCGCAGGGTTTGCCGGATAACCTGTTGCTCTGGCATCGCGGTGACAGCTCGCTGATTGATGTGATTGGCGGCAGCCGTTCGCGCATCAGCTTCTCGATGATCTACCAAACGGTACCGGCGCTGGAACTGGCCGGTGCCCAGGCGACTGACAGCATCTTCTCGATCATTGGTGTGCACCGGCTGCCGATTGAAGAGCAGGGCATGTTCAAGTTGCTGTTCCTGCTGCCGCTGGGTGCGCTGGTGGTGGTGTTTATGCGGGTGATCGTGGGTTTGAAAACCTCCGGTACTTTTATGCCGATTCTGATCGCGCTGGCGTTTTTGCAAACCTCGCTGTTACTCGGGTTGTTCAGTTTTATTGCCGTGGTGGCCTTCGGGCTGGTGCTGCGAACCTATTTATCGCGGCTGAACCTGCTACTGATATCGAGGATCGCGACGCTGGTGGTGCTGGTGATCTTTATTATCTCGGTGCTCAGTCTGGTGGGTTATCAGATGGGGCTGAACACCGGCATGACCATCACCTTCTTCCCGATGATCATCATCGCCTGGACCATTGAGCGGATGTCGATTCTGTGGGAAGAAGAAGGCCCCAAAGAAGTATTTGTGCAGGGCGGTGGCAGTTTGCTGGTGGCAGTGCTGGCTTATTTGATGATGCAACTGCCGGCGATTGGTCACCTGACCTTCAATTTCCCCGAACTGAATCTGGTGGCTCTTGCCCTGATTATGATGATGGGCCAATACACCGGTTATAAACTCTCCGAATTGCGGCGCTTCCGCGCCATGGTCGAGAATGACGCCAGCGTTGATAACAAGGGGTAA
- a CDS encoding ATP-dependent zinc protease family protein, which translates to MSIKTVSASRWMTTAFVTVLLAGCQSSGNLMVKQTEITALEQCQQVLHNQQTALESVQNRLEDVALLVGENLELQKRLAEAPPPPPVQPRPVVNCPKPPPPPATPPSVLENLLQDKQLIGERERVLLSSVGVEMRARVNTGITVSLLDARNIQLFERNGEEWVRFSVLDRKTEETHELERKRVRYLPGGAKDEGSRRPVVELRLTIGKLTQAVEFALTDRADQANPILLGRNALRDVMIVDVSRSDLAPPVRESNSAAGEAAKP; encoded by the coding sequence ATGAGCATTAAAACCGTATCTGCCAGTCGTTGGATGACCACCGCCTTTGTGACCGTTTTGCTTGCCGGGTGTCAGTCATCCGGCAACCTGATGGTGAAACAAACCGAAATTACTGCGCTGGAACAATGCCAGCAGGTACTGCACAACCAGCAAACCGCATTGGAAAGCGTGCAAAATCGTCTTGAAGATGTCGCCCTGCTGGTTGGCGAAAATCTCGAATTGCAAAAACGCCTCGCTGAAGCGCCGCCGCCCCCGCCCGTACAACCCAGACCCGTCGTTAACTGCCCCAAACCGCCACCACCACCTGCTACACCACCGTCTGTGCTGGAAAACCTGTTACAGGACAAGCAGCTGATCGGTGAGCGCGAGCGTGTGTTGCTGAGCAGTGTTGGCGTTGAAATGCGGGCGCGGGTCAATACCGGCATCACCGTGTCACTGCTGGATGCACGAAACATTCAACTGTTTGAACGCAACGGCGAAGAGTGGGTGCGCTTTTCGGTGTTGGACCGTAAAACCGAAGAAACCCACGAGCTTGAACGCAAGCGCGTACGCTATCTGCCCGGTGGCGCCAAAGATGAAGGCTCGCGCCGCCCGGTGGTTGAACTGCGCCTGACCATTGGCAAGTTAACCCAGGCCGTTGAGTTCGCCCTGACCGATCGCGCCGACCAGGCCAACCCGATCCTGCTGGGCCGCAATGCCCTGCGTGATGTAATGATTGTTGATGTCAGCCGCTCCGACCTGGCACCGCCAGTGCGTGAGAGTAACAGCGCTGCCGGAGAAGCAGCCAAACCATGA
- a CDS encoding lysophospholipid acyltransferase family protein: MRDRFALFFFKLISRLPLIWGRAVGAVAGGLMWLFCGREAKTTMTNLALCFPHMSKAERCAFARKSLRETAKTAAEAGAIWHHSWDWLQQYILEVKGEELLRERLAEGRGLLVLAPHHGNWEVVGLYLASIAPLTAMYQPLKNPCVDAMVLKGRSKANTTMAPTNRRGVMMLFKALQSGTIVGVLPDQVPDREAASGVAPFFGQPALTIGLIHGLIQRTGCAVVSVFAERIPGGFRMRVLDVDEAIYSADENTSLAGLNASVERCVEFSPEQYQWEYKRFRRLPAPYPKHY; encoded by the coding sequence ATGAGAGACCGCTTTGCCCTGTTTTTTTTCAAACTGATTTCCCGCCTGCCGCTAATCTGGGGACGAGCAGTGGGCGCTGTGGCCGGAGGTTTGATGTGGTTGTTTTGTGGGCGTGAAGCCAAAACCACCATGACCAACCTGGCGTTGTGTTTTCCTCATATGAGCAAGGCCGAGCGCTGTGCCTTTGCTCGTAAAAGCCTCCGTGAAACCGCTAAAACGGCCGCTGAGGCCGGTGCTATCTGGCATCACTCGTGGGATTGGCTGCAACAATATATTCTGGAAGTGAAAGGTGAAGAGCTGCTGCGCGAGCGCCTTGCCGAAGGTCGCGGCTTGTTGGTGCTGGCGCCCCACCATGGCAATTGGGAGGTGGTGGGGTTGTATCTTGCCAGCATTGCGCCGCTTACCGCCATGTACCAACCTTTGAAAAACCCCTGTGTGGATGCCATGGTGCTGAAAGGCCGCAGTAAGGCGAATACCACCATGGCGCCCACCAACCGTCGCGGCGTGATGATGCTGTTCAAAGCCCTGCAAAGCGGCACGATTGTTGGCGTTTTGCCGGATCAGGTGCCGGATCGCGAAGCCGCCAGTGGCGTTGCGCCTTTCTTTGGCCAGCCGGCGCTGACCATTGGTCTGATTCATGGACTGATTCAACGTACCGGTTGTGCGGTCGTGTCAGTATTTGCCGAGCGTATCCCGGGGGGCTTCCGTATGCGGGTGCTGGATGTCGATGAAGCGATTTACTCGGCTGACGAAAACACATCACTCGCCGGGCTGAATGCCAGCGTTGAACGCTGTGTGGAATTTTCACCGGAACAGTACCAGTGGGAGTACAAACGCTTCCGCCGCCTGCCGGCGCCTTACCCCAAACATTACTGA
- the glyQ gene encoding glycine--tRNA ligase subunit alpha, which yields MSDKSKPDVSTFQGLILALQEYWARHGCVVLQPLDLEVGAGTFHPATFLRAIGPETWNAAYVQPCRRPKDGRYGENPNRLQHYYQFQVALKPSPDNIQELYLGSLREMGIDTTVHDIRFVEDNWESPTLGAWGLGWEVWLNGMEVTQFTYFQQVGGLECYPVTGEITYGIERIAMYLQGVDSIFDLVWTINPNGDKVTYGDVFHQNEVEMSRFNFEEADVEFMFHSFDVYERESQRLIEKGLPLPAYEMVMKASHAFNLLDARHAISVTERQRFILRVRSLARAVAQAYYDARKALGFPLAPEALRNELLAHTDETSATTVGGEQ from the coding sequence GTGTCTGACAAATCCAAACCTGACGTTAGTACCTTCCAGGGTTTAATTCTCGCACTCCAGGAATACTGGGCGCGCCATGGCTGCGTGGTATTACAGCCGCTGGATCTTGAGGTTGGCGCGGGCACTTTTCACCCGGCCACCTTTCTGCGCGCCATTGGCCCGGAAACCTGGAACGCAGCCTATGTACAACCGTGTCGTCGTCCCAAAGACGGCCGCTACGGTGAAAACCCCAACCGTTTGCAGCATTACTACCAGTTCCAGGTAGCGCTGAAGCCTTCACCGGACAACATCCAGGAACTCTACCTGGGTTCACTGCGCGAAATGGGCATTGATACCACCGTGCACGACATCCGCTTCGTCGAAGACAACTGGGAATCGCCCACGCTGGGCGCCTGGGGCCTTGGCTGGGAAGTCTGGCTGAACGGCATGGAAGTTACCCAGTTCACTTACTTCCAGCAGGTTGGCGGTCTTGAGTGCTACCCGGTTACCGGTGAAATTACCTACGGTATCGAGCGTATCGCCATGTACCTGCAAGGCGTCGATTCGATCTTCGATCTGGTCTGGACCATCAACCCCAACGGCGACAAAGTTACCTACGGCGATGTGTTTCATCAAAACGAAGTGGAAATGTCCCGTTTCAATTTCGAAGAAGCCGATGTTGAATTCATGTTCCACAGCTTCGACGTTTACGAGCGCGAAAGTCAGCGCCTGATTGAAAAAGGCCTGCCATTACCGGCTTACGAGATGGTGATGAAAGCGTCTCACGCGTTCAACCTGCTCGATGCCCGCCACGCGATCTCGGTAACCGAGCGCCAGCGTTTCATTTTGCGGGTGCGCAGCCTCGCTCGCGCCGTAGCCCAGGCCTACTATGACGCCCGTAAAGCACTCGGGTTCCCGCTGGCACCCGAAGCACTGCGTAATGAACTGTTAGCCCACACTGATGAAACCTCTGCCACCACCGTCGGAGGAGAGCAATAA